One window of the Anguilla rostrata isolate EN2019 chromosome 13, ASM1855537v3, whole genome shotgun sequence genome contains the following:
- the LOC135238641 gene encoding myosin-binding protein H-like isoform X12, with protein MPAKPVIKKAPLKKAPAKKAAPAPAPEPAPEPAPAEAPPAEAPPAEAAPAEAAPAEVAPAEAAPAAEEAPAADAAPPAESAPPAEAAPADAAAAPPPPTEPAPPEADAAAAPAAEEVAAPAPAEPEKPADVPEAPSAEAASAAPPAVPAPEAPAEAEAAAEPAEKPAAPAAAEGETPAEAVAPAAKEPAAVVAPEASAEAAAAPEAPAPPAAGKGKAPAKGKGKAPAAAKTKAPAKGKAPAKAVAPAAEEPAAVAAPEAPAEAADAAAAAAPAAQPPAEDAAAPAAPEAPADGKTSAAAAAPPAEEPKAPTPPPPEPEVPTSEPLNVSVEDVNDTSVTIKWRPPEKIGSGLDGYVVEYCKDQTTDWIVANAEPTPANRLVIKDMATGDLLHIRVVTVNPGGRSAPGALAEPVIVREVVDRPKIHLPRVLKSRLVKKVGEKVNLVIPFSGKPKPVVSWTKDGQALDPKTMNIRNSDKDSILFIRQVERSHSGKYEMSVKVDSFEDKAAIILQIVELPGPPTSIKLADTWGFNVALEWTPPQDSGNTEITGYTVQKADKKTGDWFTVLEHFHRLNGTVSDLVMGNTYSFRVFAENKVGRGEEAAVTKETAQILKQGIHYQPVDYKEHDFTEAPKFTTPLSDRAATVGYTTKLLCAVRGYPKPKVEWMKNSMIIGEDPKYRMINSQGICTLEIRKPSCFDGGVYTCRAKNSIGEAAVACKLEVKQVVNPAAEKKE; from the exons ATGCCAGCCAAGCCTGTCATCAAGAAGGCGCCGCTGAAGAAGGCGCCGGCGAAGAAGGCAGCGCCGGCACCTGCTCCGGAGCCTGCGCCCGAGCCCGCACCTGCCGAGGCTCCTCCGGCCGAAGCCCCTCCCGCGGAAGCCGCGCCCGCAGAAGCCGCTCCAGCCGAGGTTGCTCCCGCGGAAGCCGCTCCAGCCGCCGAGGAAGCTCCTGCAGCTGATGCTGCTCCGCCGGCAGAAAGCGCTCCTCCCGCAGAAGCGGCTCCTGCCGACGCTGCTGCGGCTCCACCCCCTCCTACAGAACCAGCTCCTCCAGAAG CTGATGCCGCTGCCGCTCCGGCTGCTGAAGAGGTCGCTGCTCCCGCGCCCGCGGAACCAGAGAAACCAGCTGACG TCCCCGAGGCTCCCTCTGCTGAAGCAGCCAGTGCCGCCCCGCCTGCCGTCCCCGCGCCAGAGGCACCGGCTGAAGCCGAGG CCGCCGCTGAACCCGCAGAAAagcctgctgctcctgctgctgcagaaggCGAGACTCCAGCCGAGG CCGTAGCACCCGCTGCGAAGGAACCTGCTGCCGTTGTTGCGCCTGAGGCTTCGGCTGAGG CCGCTGCTGCTCCTGAAGCACCTGCTCCACCGGCCGCTGGTAAGGGCAAGGCACCGGCCAAGGGTAAGGGAAAGGCACCAGCCGCTGCTAAGACCAAGGCACCAGCCAAGGGCAAGGCACCAGCCAAGG cCGTAGCGCCCGCTGCTGAGGAACCTGCTGCCGTTGCCGCACCCGAGGCTCCAGCTGAGG CCGCTGacgctgctgccgctgctgctcctgctgctcagcCCCCCGCTGAGGATGCCGCTGCCCCTGCCGCCCCGGAAGCCCCAGCTGATGGTAAAACAT ctgcagctgctgccgcACCGCCAGCCGAAGAGCCCAAAGCGCCTACGCCGCCACCTCCGGAACCGGAAG TGCCCACCAGCGAGCCTCTTAATGTGTCTGTGGAGGATGTCAACGATACCTCAGTCACGATCAAATGGAGACCCCCGGAGAAAATTGGCTCCGGCCTTGATGGATACGTAGTGGAGTACTGCAAAGACCAAA cGACTGACTGGATTGTTGCAAACGCTGAGCCCACACCAGCCAACCGCTTGGTGATCAAAGACATGGCCACCGGGGACCTCCTGCACATCCGCGTAGTTACAGTCAACCCAGGAGGCCGCAGTGCCCCTGGGGCCCTAGCTGAGCCCGTGATTGTGCGCGAAGTTGTGG ATCGCCCCAAGATCCACCTGCCTCGCGTCCTGAAATCGAGGCTCGTCAAGAAGGTCGGCGAAAAGGTCAACCTTGTCATCCCCTTTTCT GGCAAACCAAAACCAGTGGTGAGCTGGACCAAGGACGGCCAGGCTCTGGACCCCAAGACCATGAACATCCGCAACAGCGACAAGGACAGCATTCTATTCATCCGGCAGGTGGAGAGGAGCCACTCGGGCAAGTACGAGATGTCCGTGAAGGTCGACAGCTTCGAGGACAAGGCCGCCATCATCCTACAGATTGTCG AACTTCCAGGTCCCCCGACCAGCATTAAGCTTGCGGACACCTGGGGCTTCAACGTGGCACTGGAATGGACCCCACCCCAGGACAGTGGCAACACCGAAATCACGGGGTACACCGTCCAGAAGGCGGACAAGAAAACCGGG GACTGGTTCACGGTGCTGGAGCACTTCCACCGACTCAACGGCACCGTCTCCGACCTCGTCATGGGCAACACTTACTCCTTCAGAGTCTTCGCCGAGAACAAGGTCGGCCGCGGAGAGGAAGCAGCCGTCACCAAGGAGACGGCGCAGATCCTGAAGCAGG GAATACACTATCAACCTGTCGATTACAAGGAGCATGACTTCACTGAAGCCCCCAAGTTCACCACTCCGCTGAGTGACAGAGCAGCCACCGTGGGCTACACCACCAAGCTCCTGTGTGCCGTCAGGGGCTATCCAAAG
- the LOC135238641 gene encoding myosin-binding protein H-like isoform X8, translating into MPAKPVIKKAPLKKAPAKKAAPAPAPEPAPEPAPAEAPPAEAPPAEAAPAEAAPAEVAPAEAAPAAEEAPAADAAPPAESAPPAEAAPADAAAAPPPPTEPAPPEADAAAAPAAEEVAAPAPAEPEKPADVPEAPSAEAASAAPPAVPAPEAPAEAEAAAEPAEKPAAPAAAEGETPAEAAAAPEVPAPPAAAKGKAPAKAVAPAAEKPAAVAAPEAPAEAAAAPEAPAPPAAGKGKAPAKGKGKAPAAAKTKAPAKGKAPAKAVAPAAEEPAAVAAPEAPAEAADAAAAAAPAAQPPAEDAAAPAAPEAPADGKTSAAAAAPPAEEPKAPTPPPPEPEVPTSEPLNVSVEDVNDTSVTIKWRPPEKIGSGLDGYVVEYCKDQTTDWIVANAEPTPANRLVIKDMATGDLLHIRVVTVNPGGRSAPGALAEPVIVREVVDRPKIHLPRVLKSRLVKKVGEKVNLVIPFSGKPKPVVSWTKDGQALDPKTMNIRNSDKDSILFIRQVERSHSGKYEMSVKVDSFEDKAAIILQIVELPGPPTSIKLADTWGFNVALEWTPPQDSGNTEITGYTVQKADKKTGDWFTVLEHFHRLNGTVSDLVMGNTYSFRVFAENKVGRGEEAAVTKETAQILKQGIHYQPVDYKEHDFTEAPKFTTPLSDRAATVGYTTKLLCAVRGYPKPKVEWMKNSMIIGEDPKYRMINSQGICTLEIRKPSCFDGGVYTCRAKNSIGEAAVACKLEVKQVVNPAAEKKE; encoded by the exons ATGCCAGCCAAGCCTGTCATCAAGAAGGCGCCGCTGAAGAAGGCGCCGGCGAAGAAGGCAGCGCCGGCACCTGCTCCGGAGCCTGCGCCCGAGCCCGCACCTGCCGAGGCTCCTCCGGCCGAAGCCCCTCCCGCGGAAGCCGCGCCCGCAGAAGCCGCTCCAGCCGAGGTTGCTCCCGCGGAAGCCGCTCCAGCCGCCGAGGAAGCTCCTGCAGCTGATGCTGCTCCGCCGGCAGAAAGCGCTCCTCCCGCAGAAGCGGCTCCTGCCGACGCTGCTGCGGCTCCACCCCCTCCTACAGAACCAGCTCCTCCAGAAG CTGATGCCGCTGCCGCTCCGGCTGCTGAAGAGGTCGCTGCTCCCGCGCCCGCGGAACCAGAGAAACCAGCTGACG TCCCCGAGGCTCCCTCTGCTGAAGCAGCCAGTGCCGCCCCGCCTGCCGTCCCCGCGCCAGAGGCACCGGCTGAAGCCGAGG CCGCCGCTGAACCCGCAGAAAagcctgctgctcctgctgctgcagaaggCGAGACTCCAGCCGAGG CCGCTGCTGCTCCTGAAGTACCTGCTCCACCGGCCGCTGCTAAGGGCAAGGCGCCAGCCAAGG CCGTAGCGCCCGCTGCGGAGAAACCTGCTGCCGTTGCCGCGCCTGAGGCTCCAGCTGAGG CCGCTGCTGCTCCTGAAGCACCTGCTCCACCGGCCGCTGGTAAGGGCAAGGCACCGGCCAAGGGTAAGGGAAAGGCACCAGCCGCTGCTAAGACCAAGGCACCAGCCAAGGGCAAGGCACCAGCCAAGG cCGTAGCGCCCGCTGCTGAGGAACCTGCTGCCGTTGCCGCACCCGAGGCTCCAGCTGAGG CCGCTGacgctgctgccgctgctgctcctgctgctcagcCCCCCGCTGAGGATGCCGCTGCCCCTGCCGCCCCGGAAGCCCCAGCTGATGGTAAAACAT ctgcagctgctgccgcACCGCCAGCCGAAGAGCCCAAAGCGCCTACGCCGCCACCTCCGGAACCGGAAG TGCCCACCAGCGAGCCTCTTAATGTGTCTGTGGAGGATGTCAACGATACCTCAGTCACGATCAAATGGAGACCCCCGGAGAAAATTGGCTCCGGCCTTGATGGATACGTAGTGGAGTACTGCAAAGACCAAA cGACTGACTGGATTGTTGCAAACGCTGAGCCCACACCAGCCAACCGCTTGGTGATCAAAGACATGGCCACCGGGGACCTCCTGCACATCCGCGTAGTTACAGTCAACCCAGGAGGCCGCAGTGCCCCTGGGGCCCTAGCTGAGCCCGTGATTGTGCGCGAAGTTGTGG ATCGCCCCAAGATCCACCTGCCTCGCGTCCTGAAATCGAGGCTCGTCAAGAAGGTCGGCGAAAAGGTCAACCTTGTCATCCCCTTTTCT GGCAAACCAAAACCAGTGGTGAGCTGGACCAAGGACGGCCAGGCTCTGGACCCCAAGACCATGAACATCCGCAACAGCGACAAGGACAGCATTCTATTCATCCGGCAGGTGGAGAGGAGCCACTCGGGCAAGTACGAGATGTCCGTGAAGGTCGACAGCTTCGAGGACAAGGCCGCCATCATCCTACAGATTGTCG AACTTCCAGGTCCCCCGACCAGCATTAAGCTTGCGGACACCTGGGGCTTCAACGTGGCACTGGAATGGACCCCACCCCAGGACAGTGGCAACACCGAAATCACGGGGTACACCGTCCAGAAGGCGGACAAGAAAACCGGG GACTGGTTCACGGTGCTGGAGCACTTCCACCGACTCAACGGCACCGTCTCCGACCTCGTCATGGGCAACACTTACTCCTTCAGAGTCTTCGCCGAGAACAAGGTCGGCCGCGGAGAGGAAGCAGCCGTCACCAAGGAGACGGCGCAGATCCTGAAGCAGG GAATACACTATCAACCTGTCGATTACAAGGAGCATGACTTCACTGAAGCCCCCAAGTTCACCACTCCGCTGAGTGACAGAGCAGCCACCGTGGGCTACACCACCAAGCTCCTGTGTGCCGTCAGGGGCTATCCAAAG
- the LOC135238641 gene encoding myosin-binding protein H-like isoform X10: MPAKPVIKKAPLKKAPAKKAAPAPAPEPAPEPAPAEAPPAEAPPAEAAPAEAAPAEVAPAEAAPAAEEAPAADAAPPAESAPPAEAAPADAAAAPPPPTEPAPPEADAAAAPAAEEVAAPAPAEPEKPADVPEAPSAEAASAAPPAVPAPEAPAEAEAAAEPAEKPAAPAAAEGETPAEAPAAAPEVPAPPAAAKGKAPAKAVAPAAKEPAAVVAPEASAEAAAAPEVPAPPAAAKGKAPAKAVAPAAEKPAAVAAPEAPAEAADAAAAAAPAAQPPAEDAAAPAAPEAPADGKTSAAAAAPPAEEPKAPTPPPPEPEVPTSEPLNVSVEDVNDTSVTIKWRPPEKIGSGLDGYVVEYCKDQTTDWIVANAEPTPANRLVIKDMATGDLLHIRVVTVNPGGRSAPGALAEPVIVREVVDRPKIHLPRVLKSRLVKKVGEKVNLVIPFSGKPKPVVSWTKDGQALDPKTMNIRNSDKDSILFIRQVERSHSGKYEMSVKVDSFEDKAAIILQIVELPGPPTSIKLADTWGFNVALEWTPPQDSGNTEITGYTVQKADKKTGDWFTVLEHFHRLNGTVSDLVMGNTYSFRVFAENKVGRGEEAAVTKETAQILKQGIHYQPVDYKEHDFTEAPKFTTPLSDRAATVGYTTKLLCAVRGYPKPKVEWMKNSMIIGEDPKYRMINSQGICTLEIRKPSCFDGGVYTCRAKNSIGEAAVACKLEVKQVVNPAAEKKE; encoded by the exons ATGCCAGCCAAGCCTGTCATCAAGAAGGCGCCGCTGAAGAAGGCGCCGGCGAAGAAGGCAGCGCCGGCACCTGCTCCGGAGCCTGCGCCCGAGCCCGCACCTGCCGAGGCTCCTCCGGCCGAAGCCCCTCCCGCGGAAGCCGCGCCCGCAGAAGCCGCTCCAGCCGAGGTTGCTCCCGCGGAAGCCGCTCCAGCCGCCGAGGAAGCTCCTGCAGCTGATGCTGCTCCGCCGGCAGAAAGCGCTCCTCCCGCAGAAGCGGCTCCTGCCGACGCTGCTGCGGCTCCACCCCCTCCTACAGAACCAGCTCCTCCAGAAG CTGATGCCGCTGCCGCTCCGGCTGCTGAAGAGGTCGCTGCTCCCGCGCCCGCGGAACCAGAGAAACCAGCTGACG TCCCCGAGGCTCCCTCTGCTGAAGCAGCCAGTGCCGCCCCGCCTGCCGTCCCCGCGCCAGAGGCACCGGCTGAAGCCGAGG CCGCCGCTGAACCCGCAGAAAagcctgctgctcctgctgctgcagaaggCGAGACTCCAGCCGAGG CACCAGCTGCTGCTCCTGAAGTACCTGCTCCACCGGCCGCTGCTAAGGGCAAGGCACCAGCCAAGG CCGTAGCACCCGCTGCGAAGGAACCTGCTGCCGTTGTTGCGCCTGAGGCTTCGGCTGAGG CCGCTGCTGCTCCTGAAGTACCTGCTCCACCGGCCGCTGCTAAGGGCAAGGCGCCAGCCAAGG CCGTAGCGCCCGCTGCGGAGAAACCTGCTGCCGTTGCCGCGCCTGAGGCTCCAGCTGAGG CCGCTGacgctgctgccgctgctgctcctgctgctcagcCCCCCGCTGAGGATGCCGCTGCCCCTGCCGCCCCGGAAGCCCCAGCTGATGGTAAAACAT ctgcagctgctgccgcACCGCCAGCCGAAGAGCCCAAAGCGCCTACGCCGCCACCTCCGGAACCGGAAG TGCCCACCAGCGAGCCTCTTAATGTGTCTGTGGAGGATGTCAACGATACCTCAGTCACGATCAAATGGAGACCCCCGGAGAAAATTGGCTCCGGCCTTGATGGATACGTAGTGGAGTACTGCAAAGACCAAA cGACTGACTGGATTGTTGCAAACGCTGAGCCCACACCAGCCAACCGCTTGGTGATCAAAGACATGGCCACCGGGGACCTCCTGCACATCCGCGTAGTTACAGTCAACCCAGGAGGCCGCAGTGCCCCTGGGGCCCTAGCTGAGCCCGTGATTGTGCGCGAAGTTGTGG ATCGCCCCAAGATCCACCTGCCTCGCGTCCTGAAATCGAGGCTCGTCAAGAAGGTCGGCGAAAAGGTCAACCTTGTCATCCCCTTTTCT GGCAAACCAAAACCAGTGGTGAGCTGGACCAAGGACGGCCAGGCTCTGGACCCCAAGACCATGAACATCCGCAACAGCGACAAGGACAGCATTCTATTCATCCGGCAGGTGGAGAGGAGCCACTCGGGCAAGTACGAGATGTCCGTGAAGGTCGACAGCTTCGAGGACAAGGCCGCCATCATCCTACAGATTGTCG AACTTCCAGGTCCCCCGACCAGCATTAAGCTTGCGGACACCTGGGGCTTCAACGTGGCACTGGAATGGACCCCACCCCAGGACAGTGGCAACACCGAAATCACGGGGTACACCGTCCAGAAGGCGGACAAGAAAACCGGG GACTGGTTCACGGTGCTGGAGCACTTCCACCGACTCAACGGCACCGTCTCCGACCTCGTCATGGGCAACACTTACTCCTTCAGAGTCTTCGCCGAGAACAAGGTCGGCCGCGGAGAGGAAGCAGCCGTCACCAAGGAGACGGCGCAGATCCTGAAGCAGG GAATACACTATCAACCTGTCGATTACAAGGAGCATGACTTCACTGAAGCCCCCAAGTTCACCACTCCGCTGAGTGACAGAGCAGCCACCGTGGGCTACACCACCAAGCTCCTGTGTGCCGTCAGGGGCTATCCAAAG
- the LOC135238641 gene encoding myosin-binding protein H-like isoform X6: protein MPAKPVIKKAPLKKAPAKKAAPAPAPEPAPEPAPAEAPPAEAPPAEAAPAEAAPAEVAPAEAAPAAEEAPAADAAPPAESAPPAEAAPADAAAAPPPPTEPAPPEADAAAAPAAEEVAAPAPAEPEKPADVPEAPSAEAASAAPPAVPAPEAPAEAEAAAEPAEKPAAPAAAEGETPAEAPAAAPEVPAPPAAAKGKAPAKAVAPAAKEPAAVVAPEASAEAAAAPEAPAPPAAGKGKAPAKGKGKAPAAAKTKAPAKGKAPAKAVAPAAEEPAAVAAPEAPAEAADAAAAAAPAAQPPAEDAAAPAAPEAPADGKTSAAAAAPPAEEPKAPTPPPPEPEVPTSEPLNVSVEDVNDTSVTIKWRPPEKIGSGLDGYVVEYCKDQTTDWIVANAEPTPANRLVIKDMATGDLLHIRVVTVNPGGRSAPGALAEPVIVREVVDRPKIHLPRVLKSRLVKKVGEKVNLVIPFSGKPKPVVSWTKDGQALDPKTMNIRNSDKDSILFIRQVERSHSGKYEMSVKVDSFEDKAAIILQIVELPGPPTSIKLADTWGFNVALEWTPPQDSGNTEITGYTVQKADKKTGDWFTVLEHFHRLNGTVSDLVMGNTYSFRVFAENKVGRGEEAAVTKETAQILKQGIHYQPVDYKEHDFTEAPKFTTPLSDRAATVGYTTKLLCAVRGYPKPKVEWMKNSMIIGEDPKYRMINSQGICTLEIRKPSCFDGGVYTCRAKNSIGEAAVACKLEVKQVVNPAAEKKE from the exons ATGCCAGCCAAGCCTGTCATCAAGAAGGCGCCGCTGAAGAAGGCGCCGGCGAAGAAGGCAGCGCCGGCACCTGCTCCGGAGCCTGCGCCCGAGCCCGCACCTGCCGAGGCTCCTCCGGCCGAAGCCCCTCCCGCGGAAGCCGCGCCCGCAGAAGCCGCTCCAGCCGAGGTTGCTCCCGCGGAAGCCGCTCCAGCCGCCGAGGAAGCTCCTGCAGCTGATGCTGCTCCGCCGGCAGAAAGCGCTCCTCCCGCAGAAGCGGCTCCTGCCGACGCTGCTGCGGCTCCACCCCCTCCTACAGAACCAGCTCCTCCAGAAG CTGATGCCGCTGCCGCTCCGGCTGCTGAAGAGGTCGCTGCTCCCGCGCCCGCGGAACCAGAGAAACCAGCTGACG TCCCCGAGGCTCCCTCTGCTGAAGCAGCCAGTGCCGCCCCGCCTGCCGTCCCCGCGCCAGAGGCACCGGCTGAAGCCGAGG CCGCCGCTGAACCCGCAGAAAagcctgctgctcctgctgctgcagaaggCGAGACTCCAGCCGAGG CACCAGCTGCTGCTCCTGAAGTACCTGCTCCACCGGCCGCTGCTAAGGGCAAGGCACCAGCCAAGG CCGTAGCACCCGCTGCGAAGGAACCTGCTGCCGTTGTTGCGCCTGAGGCTTCGGCTGAGG CCGCTGCTGCTCCTGAAGCACCTGCTCCACCGGCCGCTGGTAAGGGCAAGGCACCGGCCAAGGGTAAGGGAAAGGCACCAGCCGCTGCTAAGACCAAGGCACCAGCCAAGGGCAAGGCACCAGCCAAGG cCGTAGCGCCCGCTGCTGAGGAACCTGCTGCCGTTGCCGCACCCGAGGCTCCAGCTGAGG CCGCTGacgctgctgccgctgctgctcctgctgctcagcCCCCCGCTGAGGATGCCGCTGCCCCTGCCGCCCCGGAAGCCCCAGCTGATGGTAAAACAT ctgcagctgctgccgcACCGCCAGCCGAAGAGCCCAAAGCGCCTACGCCGCCACCTCCGGAACCGGAAG TGCCCACCAGCGAGCCTCTTAATGTGTCTGTGGAGGATGTCAACGATACCTCAGTCACGATCAAATGGAGACCCCCGGAGAAAATTGGCTCCGGCCTTGATGGATACGTAGTGGAGTACTGCAAAGACCAAA cGACTGACTGGATTGTTGCAAACGCTGAGCCCACACCAGCCAACCGCTTGGTGATCAAAGACATGGCCACCGGGGACCTCCTGCACATCCGCGTAGTTACAGTCAACCCAGGAGGCCGCAGTGCCCCTGGGGCCCTAGCTGAGCCCGTGATTGTGCGCGAAGTTGTGG ATCGCCCCAAGATCCACCTGCCTCGCGTCCTGAAATCGAGGCTCGTCAAGAAGGTCGGCGAAAAGGTCAACCTTGTCATCCCCTTTTCT GGCAAACCAAAACCAGTGGTGAGCTGGACCAAGGACGGCCAGGCTCTGGACCCCAAGACCATGAACATCCGCAACAGCGACAAGGACAGCATTCTATTCATCCGGCAGGTGGAGAGGAGCCACTCGGGCAAGTACGAGATGTCCGTGAAGGTCGACAGCTTCGAGGACAAGGCCGCCATCATCCTACAGATTGTCG AACTTCCAGGTCCCCCGACCAGCATTAAGCTTGCGGACACCTGGGGCTTCAACGTGGCACTGGAATGGACCCCACCCCAGGACAGTGGCAACACCGAAATCACGGGGTACACCGTCCAGAAGGCGGACAAGAAAACCGGG GACTGGTTCACGGTGCTGGAGCACTTCCACCGACTCAACGGCACCGTCTCCGACCTCGTCATGGGCAACACTTACTCCTTCAGAGTCTTCGCCGAGAACAAGGTCGGCCGCGGAGAGGAAGCAGCCGTCACCAAGGAGACGGCGCAGATCCTGAAGCAGG GAATACACTATCAACCTGTCGATTACAAGGAGCATGACTTCACTGAAGCCCCCAAGTTCACCACTCCGCTGAGTGACAGAGCAGCCACCGTGGGCTACACCACCAAGCTCCTGTGTGCCGTCAGGGGCTATCCAAAG
- the LOC135238641 gene encoding myosin-binding protein H-like isoform X11, whose translation MPAKPVIKKAPLKKAPAKKAAPAPAPEPAPEPAPAEAPPAEAPPAEAAPAEAAPAEVAPAEAAPAAEEAPAADAAPPAESAPPAEAAPADAAAAPPPPTEPAPPEADAAAAPAAEEVAAPAPAEPEKPADVPEAPSAEAASAAPPAVPAPEAPAEAEAAAEPAEKPAAPAAAEGETPAEAPAAAPEVPAPPAAAKGKAPAKAVAPAAKEPAAVVAPEASAEAAAAPEVPAPPAAAKGKAPAKAVAPAAEEPAAVAAPEAPAEAADAAAAAAPAAQPPAEDAAAPAAPEAPADGKTSAAAAAPPAEEPKAPTPPPPEPEVPTSEPLNVSVEDVNDTSVTIKWRPPEKIGSGLDGYVVEYCKDQTTDWIVANAEPTPANRLVIKDMATGDLLHIRVVTVNPGGRSAPGALAEPVIVREVVDRPKIHLPRVLKSRLVKKVGEKVNLVIPFSGKPKPVVSWTKDGQALDPKTMNIRNSDKDSILFIRQVERSHSGKYEMSVKVDSFEDKAAIILQIVELPGPPTSIKLADTWGFNVALEWTPPQDSGNTEITGYTVQKADKKTGDWFTVLEHFHRLNGTVSDLVMGNTYSFRVFAENKVGRGEEAAVTKETAQILKQGIHYQPVDYKEHDFTEAPKFTTPLSDRAATVGYTTKLLCAVRGYPKPKVEWMKNSMIIGEDPKYRMINSQGICTLEIRKPSCFDGGVYTCRAKNSIGEAAVACKLEVKQVVNPAAEKKE comes from the exons ATGCCAGCCAAGCCTGTCATCAAGAAGGCGCCGCTGAAGAAGGCGCCGGCGAAGAAGGCAGCGCCGGCACCTGCTCCGGAGCCTGCGCCCGAGCCCGCACCTGCCGAGGCTCCTCCGGCCGAAGCCCCTCCCGCGGAAGCCGCGCCCGCAGAAGCCGCTCCAGCCGAGGTTGCTCCCGCGGAAGCCGCTCCAGCCGCCGAGGAAGCTCCTGCAGCTGATGCTGCTCCGCCGGCAGAAAGCGCTCCTCCCGCAGAAGCGGCTCCTGCCGACGCTGCTGCGGCTCCACCCCCTCCTACAGAACCAGCTCCTCCAGAAG CTGATGCCGCTGCCGCTCCGGCTGCTGAAGAGGTCGCTGCTCCCGCGCCCGCGGAACCAGAGAAACCAGCTGACG TCCCCGAGGCTCCCTCTGCTGAAGCAGCCAGTGCCGCCCCGCCTGCCGTCCCCGCGCCAGAGGCACCGGCTGAAGCCGAGG CCGCCGCTGAACCCGCAGAAAagcctgctgctcctgctgctgcagaaggCGAGACTCCAGCCGAGG CACCAGCTGCTGCTCCTGAAGTACCTGCTCCACCGGCCGCTGCTAAGGGCAAGGCACCAGCCAAGG CCGTAGCACCCGCTGCGAAGGAACCTGCTGCCGTTGTTGCGCCTGAGGCTTCGGCTGAGG CCGCTGCTGCTCCTGAAGTACCTGCTCCACCGGCCGCTGCTAAGGGCAAGGCGCCAGCCAAGG cCGTAGCGCCCGCTGCTGAGGAACCTGCTGCCGTTGCCGCACCCGAGGCTCCAGCTGAGG CCGCTGacgctgctgccgctgctgctcctgctgctcagcCCCCCGCTGAGGATGCCGCTGCCCCTGCCGCCCCGGAAGCCCCAGCTGATGGTAAAACAT ctgcagctgctgccgcACCGCCAGCCGAAGAGCCCAAAGCGCCTACGCCGCCACCTCCGGAACCGGAAG TGCCCACCAGCGAGCCTCTTAATGTGTCTGTGGAGGATGTCAACGATACCTCAGTCACGATCAAATGGAGACCCCCGGAGAAAATTGGCTCCGGCCTTGATGGATACGTAGTGGAGTACTGCAAAGACCAAA cGACTGACTGGATTGTTGCAAACGCTGAGCCCACACCAGCCAACCGCTTGGTGATCAAAGACATGGCCACCGGGGACCTCCTGCACATCCGCGTAGTTACAGTCAACCCAGGAGGCCGCAGTGCCCCTGGGGCCCTAGCTGAGCCCGTGATTGTGCGCGAAGTTGTGG ATCGCCCCAAGATCCACCTGCCTCGCGTCCTGAAATCGAGGCTCGTCAAGAAGGTCGGCGAAAAGGTCAACCTTGTCATCCCCTTTTCT GGCAAACCAAAACCAGTGGTGAGCTGGACCAAGGACGGCCAGGCTCTGGACCCCAAGACCATGAACATCCGCAACAGCGACAAGGACAGCATTCTATTCATCCGGCAGGTGGAGAGGAGCCACTCGGGCAAGTACGAGATGTCCGTGAAGGTCGACAGCTTCGAGGACAAGGCCGCCATCATCCTACAGATTGTCG AACTTCCAGGTCCCCCGACCAGCATTAAGCTTGCGGACACCTGGGGCTTCAACGTGGCACTGGAATGGACCCCACCCCAGGACAGTGGCAACACCGAAATCACGGGGTACACCGTCCAGAAGGCGGACAAGAAAACCGGG GACTGGTTCACGGTGCTGGAGCACTTCCACCGACTCAACGGCACCGTCTCCGACCTCGTCATGGGCAACACTTACTCCTTCAGAGTCTTCGCCGAGAACAAGGTCGGCCGCGGAGAGGAAGCAGCCGTCACCAAGGAGACGGCGCAGATCCTGAAGCAGG GAATACACTATCAACCTGTCGATTACAAGGAGCATGACTTCACTGAAGCCCCCAAGTTCACCACTCCGCTGAGTGACAGAGCAGCCACCGTGGGCTACACCACCAAGCTCCTGTGTGCCGTCAGGGGCTATCCAAAG